From Cucumis melo cultivar AY chromosome 1, USDA_Cmelo_AY_1.0, whole genome shotgun sequence, a single genomic window includes:
- the LOC103500471 gene encoding transcription factor PIF1, whose amino-acid sequence MNGRLRMNHCVPDFEMADDFSLPTFSSLTRPRKSSLPDDDVVELLWQNGQVVTHSQNQRSLRKSPPSKFDVSIPQEQAATREIRPSSQLEEHHELFMQEDEMASWLNYPLVEDHNFCSDLLFPAITAPLCANPQPDLRPSATATLTLTPRPPIPPCRRPEVQTSVQFSRNKATVESEPSNSKVMVRESTVVDSCDTPSVGPESRASQMARRKLVEVVNGGGVRYEIARGSDGVRGPSVGGDGTGEKEMMTCEMSVTSSPGGSSASAEPACPKLAVDDRKRKGRALDDTECQSEDIEYESADPKKQLRGSTSTKRSRAAEVHNLSERRRRDRINEKMKALQELIPRCNKTDKASMLDEAIEYLKTLQLQVQMMSMGCGMMPMMFPGVQQYLPPPMGMGMGMGMEMGMNRPMMQFHNLLAGSNLPMQAGATAAAHLGPRFPLPPFAVPPVPGNDPSRAHAMSNQPGPMANSVGTQNTTPPSVLGFPDSYQQFLSPTQMQFHMTQPLQNQHPVQPNTSRPCTSRGPENLENHQSG is encoded by the exons ATGAACGGAAGATTGAGGATGAACCACTGTGTTCCTGATTTTGAAATGGCCGACGATTTCTCTCTCCCAACATTCTCTAGTTTAACCAGGCCGAGAAAATCGTCTTT GCCGGATGACGACGTGGTGGAGCTGCTATGGCAGAACGGCCAAGTGGTGACGCATAGCCAGAACCAGAGGTCGCTTCGTAAATCTCCGCCGTCTAAATTCGACGTTTCGATTCCGCAAGAACAGGCGGCGACGAGAGAGATCCGGCCGTCGTCTCAATTGGAGGAGCATCATGAACTTTTTATGCAAGAAGATGAAATGGCCTCTTGGCTCAATTATCCTCTCGTTGAGGATCATAACTTCTGCTCCGACCTCCTCTTCCCCGCCATCACTGCTCCTCTTTGCGCCAATCCTCAACCAGACCTCCGACCTTCTGCGACGGCGACGCTCACTCTTACGCCGCGGCCGCCGATTCCGCCCTGTCGGAGGCCTGAAGTGCAGACATCTGTGCAGTTCTCCAGGAACAAGGCAACGGTCGAATCTGAGCCATCTAATTCAAAGGTCATGGTCAGGGAATCAACGGTGGTTGATTCTTGCGACACGCCGTCTGTGGGGCCGGAATCTAGGGCTTCGCAGATGGCAAGGAGGAAGCTGGTGGAGGTGGTGAATGGCGGCGGTGTGCGGTATGAGATTGCTCGCGGCAGCGATGGAGTCAGAGGTCCATCGGTAGGTGGCGACGGCACCGGAGAGAAAGAAATGATGACTTGTGAAATGTCTGTCACTTCTTCCCCCGGTGGCTCTAGCGCCAGCGCCGAACCTGCTTGCCCGAAACTAGCTGTAGATGACCGGAAGCGGAAAGGAAGAGCTCTCGACGATACTGAGTGTCAAAGCGAG GACATTGAGTACGAATCTGCTGATCCAAAGAAACAATTGCGGGGGTCGACGTCAACGAAGCGATCTCGTGCTGCTGAGGTTCACAACCTCTCGGAGAGG AGACGTCGCGATCGGATAAACGAGAAGATGAAGGCTTTACAGGAACTCATCCCTCGATGCAACAAG ACCGATAAGGCTTCGATGTTGGATGAAGCGATTGAGTACTTGAAGACGCTTCAGTTGCAAGTGCAG ATGATGTCGATGGGATGTGGAATGATGCCGATGATGTTCCCGGGTGTTCAGCAATACTTGCCACCTCCAATGGGGATGGGAATGGGCATGGGAATGGAAATGGGCATGAACAGACCAATGATGCAATTTCATAATCTCCTGGCAGGTTCAAACTTGCCAATGCAAGCTGGAGCCACGGCAGCAGCTCATTTAGGCCCGAGATTCCCTCTCCCTCCCTTTGCAGTGCCTCCTGTTCCTGGTAATGATCCATCCCGAGCTCACGCAATGAGTAATCAACCAGGTCCGATGGCTAACTCAGTTGGAACACAAAATACAACCCCACCTTCAGTCTTGGGGTTTCCTGATTCTTATCAGCAGTTTCTTAGCCCGACACAGATGCAGTTTCATATGACACAACCTCTACAG AATCAGCACCCGGTTCAACCAAATACGAGCAGACCATGTACTAGCAGGGGCCCCGAAAACCTTGAAAATCATCAATCAG GTTAA